GGCCGTATCCGCTACGGCGCCACGGAACTCGACGGCCGGGACCCGGTCGCCGCGGTGCGCGCCGGGGTCGTCCAGGTCCCCGAGGGGCGGCGGGTCTTCGCCGGGCTCACCGTCGACGAGAACCTGCGCTCCGGCGGCCTCGGCCTCGGGCGGCGCCGCCCGGACCAGGTCGCCGAGGCGCGGGAGCGGGTCTTCACGCTCTTCCCGCGCCTCGCCGAGCGCACCCGGCAGGCGGCGGGCCTGCTCTCCGGCGGTGAGCAGCAGATGCTCGCCATCGGCCGGGCCCTGATGGCCGCGCCCCGTCTGCTCCTGCTCGACGAGCCCTCCCTCGGCCTCGCCCCGCAGATGGTGTACCGGATCGCCGAGGTCGTCCGCGAGATCAACGCGCAGGGCACCGCCGTTCTGCTCGTCGAGCAGAACGCGGGCATGGCGCTGTCCCTCGCCGACACCGCCCACGTCCTGGAGGTCGGCGAAGTACGCCTCTCCGGGCCCGCCGAAGAACTCGCCCGCACGGACGCCGTGAAGCGGCTGTACCTGGGCGAGACCACCGAAGAAGGCGCCGAGGCTGCAGAAGAGGCCGCTGAAGAGGGCGCCGACACCGCCGAAGAACGCGCCGAGAACACCCGGAGAGCCGGAACCACCGAGGGGCAGGGAGCCGCGTGACCGCCCGCACCACCGCACCGCCCGAACTCGCCGTGACGGACGTGACCGTCCGCTTCGCCGGGCTCACCGCCCTCGACGCGGTGTCCTTCACCGTCGCCCCGGGCACCGTCCACGCGCTCATCGGACCCAACGGGGCAGGCAAGTCCACCTGCTTCAACGTGCTGTCGGGCCTGTGCCGCCCGGCCACCGGCACCGTACGTCTCGGCGACGCCGACCTGACCCGGCTGGCGCCGCACCGCATCGCCGCGCTCGGCGTGGCCCGCACTTTCCAGAACATCGTCACCACCCAGGGCACCGTCGCCGACAACCTGATGCTCGGCCGCCACGCCCTGTCCCGGGCCGGCTTCGCCGCCAGCGCGCTGCGCCTGCCGCACGTGCGGCGCGAACAGCGCGAACACCTCGCCCGGGCCCGCGAGATCGCCGAACTCACCGGGCTCGGACACCACTTCGACAGCCCCGTCGCCCTGCTCTCCTACGGCGACCGCAAACGCGTGGAGTTCGCCCGTGCCCTCTGCCTGGAGCCCAGCGTCCTGCTGCTGGACGAGCCGGTCGCCGGGATGAACGCGGCCGAACGCGCCCGGACGGTCGAGGTCGTGCACGCCGTGCGCGCCGAACTCGGCCTGTCCGTCGTCCTGGTGGAGCACGACATGGGCCTGGTGATGCGGCTCGCCGACGAGGTC
The Streptomyces tuirus genome window above contains:
- a CDS encoding ABC transporter ATP-binding protein; this encodes MPEAPPDEEPALHVEGLDVTYGRALSALRSVSLTVPHGTVVALLGANGAGKTTLLRAVSGTLRLHRGAITAGRIRYGATELDGRDPVAAVRAGVVQVPEGRRVFAGLTVDENLRSGGLGLGRRRPDQVAEARERVFTLFPRLAERTRQAAGLLSGGEQQMLAIGRALMAAPRLLLLDEPSLGLAPQMVYRIAEVVREINAQGTAVLLVEQNAGMALSLADTAHVLEVGEVRLSGPAEELARTDAVKRLYLGETTEEGAEAAEEAAEEGADTAEERAENTRRAGTTEGQGAA
- a CDS encoding ABC transporter ATP-binding protein, yielding MTARTTAPPELAVTDVTVRFAGLTALDAVSFTVAPGTVHALIGPNGAGKSTCFNVLSGLCRPATGTVRLGDADLTRLAPHRIAALGVARTFQNIVTTQGTVADNLMLGRHALSRAGFAASALRLPHVRREQREHLARAREIAELTGLGHHFDSPVALLSYGDRKRVEFARALCLEPSVLLLDEPVAGMNAAERARTVEVVHAVRAELGLSVVLVEHDMGLVMRLADEVTVLDFGRAIAHGTPDEVRGDPEVLRAYLGTGAEQEDAA